A single region of the Aeromicrobium chenweiae genome encodes:
- a CDS encoding class I SAM-dependent methyltransferase — protein sequence MLRADVAAAYDERAEEYIAKLGSVSQMEPQDLVTIDSWSDGVAGRILDAGSGPGHWSDVLSSGGRRDVVGVDASVRLATSARDRFPDAGFLVGDLAALPVATGSVGGILAWFSIIHTPPEGLPEIVREFARVLVPGGSVLVGFFDGEAGTPFGHAVTTAYFWTAEALGQLLAREGFVVETAAARQDPGLRPQGHLIATRERDRARIRE from the coding sequence GTGCTCCGAGCCGATGTCGCCGCCGCATACGACGAGCGGGCGGAGGAGTACATCGCCAAGCTCGGGTCGGTCAGCCAGATGGAGCCGCAGGATCTGGTGACGATCGATTCGTGGTCTGACGGGGTCGCCGGCCGCATCCTGGATGCCGGCTCCGGTCCCGGGCACTGGAGCGACGTCCTCTCGAGCGGTGGTCGGCGCGACGTGGTCGGCGTCGATGCCTCCGTCCGTCTCGCGACGTCGGCTCGCGACCGGTTCCCGGATGCCGGCTTCCTCGTCGGAGATCTCGCCGCGTTGCCCGTCGCGACGGGGTCGGTCGGCGGCATCCTGGCCTGGTTCTCGATCATCCACACCCCGCCGGAGGGTCTGCCCGAGATCGTGCGCGAATTCGCGCGTGTCCTCGTCCCGGGAGGGTCCGTCCTGGTGGGGTTCTTCGACGGCGAGGCCGGCACGCCATTCGGCCACGCCGTGACGACGGCGTACTTCTGGACCGCAGAAGCGCTCGGCCAGCTCCTCGCGCGAGAGGGGTTCGTCGTCGAGACGGCCGCCGCGCGTCAGGATCCAGGGCTAAGACCGCAGGGACATCTCATCGCGACGCGAGAGCGCGACCGCGCCAGGATCAGGGAGTGA
- a CDS encoding OsmC family protein, whose product MDLSPLGTRATAGSLRGTDGVVLDHAWTDAGVVAAPVTNGAQVLHLSVALCVLNDTYREAHRLGIEIRGVAVEADGGFDDEWRSTGIEYSVAVDTEATAEDLARLNAVVDEAAEVPKAIRAGTTVARRPWPVVE is encoded by the coding sequence ATGGACCTCTCGCCTCTCGGCACACGTGCGACCGCGGGCAGTCTGCGAGGCACCGACGGCGTCGTGCTCGACCACGCCTGGACCGATGCCGGGGTCGTCGCGGCTCCGGTCACCAACGGTGCCCAGGTCCTGCATCTGTCCGTGGCGCTGTGCGTCCTGAACGACACCTACCGGGAGGCGCACCGGCTCGGCATCGAGATCCGGGGAGTCGCGGTCGAGGCAGACGGCGGCTTCGACGACGAGTGGCGCTCGACGGGCATCGAGTACTCCGTGGCCGTGGACACCGAGGCCACGGCGGAGGATCTGGCGCGGCTCAACGCCGTGGTGGACGAGGCCGCTGAGGTCCCCAAGGCCATTCGGGCCGGTACGACGGTGGCCCGACGCCCGTGGCCGGTGGTGGAGTGA
- a CDS encoding helicase, whose protein sequence is MWVLDVPYGTQVDGATWHPAVKTHLFVGRALPPHLAAYSPGAYTLGRFIENSLNPDDPTPSPEPTGTLEPRRIQFEAADAIAERAAAGGRQFLLADEPGVGKTISAVLGATAVGDLRGARRVLVVADRPAAITIGHWCRTIGALGDGGLEWVVITWDRLEKVKDHTWDVIIADEAHALRRTTTKRWKHWARISGHGRPHDKAPFVIATTATPGHTPLELPYLAPAYAQVLGEPMREWTSATQPGAAFASALERHGVGVEHGRYGATWTTDPARRASDLKLVRGWLADERPAAMLHRAAPWGPVPISGMPVALTPTERTAYEAEWGEFCREMDIARRGRSVAKGRSALLRFRQKAGLIRVDSTVAWIAQQVQAERQVACSVEFVATAADPIADRLRDSGIEVASIYGRDRFDVEAERLRFQTGQAKVCVFTTVASISLHAGETLPDGHQASTEPRVGVFHQARFSGIAGRQVTGRTHRDHQVSPWHIAYAEGTVEEQVGKVMVERIAAASDTAGGDTTGLAELAQLLGADWLPAAALTDDGA, encoded by the coding sequence GTGTGGGTGCTCGACGTCCCGTACGGGACACAGGTCGACGGCGCCACGTGGCACCCGGCGGTGAAGACGCATCTGTTCGTGGGGCGCGCCTTGCCTCCGCACCTGGCTGCATACTCCCCCGGGGCGTACACGCTCGGTCGATTCATCGAGAACTCACTGAACCCCGATGATCCGACGCCCAGCCCCGAGCCGACGGGAACCCTCGAGCCGCGGAGGATCCAGTTCGAAGCGGCCGACGCGATCGCCGAACGCGCCGCGGCGGGTGGTCGGCAGTTCCTGCTGGCCGACGAGCCGGGCGTGGGCAAGACGATCTCGGCGGTCCTCGGCGCGACGGCGGTCGGCGACCTCCGCGGCGCGCGACGGGTGCTCGTCGTGGCCGACCGACCCGCGGCGATCACCATCGGTCACTGGTGCCGCACGATCGGGGCGCTGGGCGACGGTGGTCTGGAATGGGTGGTCATCACGTGGGACAGGCTCGAGAAGGTCAAGGACCACACCTGGGACGTGATCATCGCGGACGAGGCTCACGCGCTGCGACGTACGACGACGAAGCGGTGGAAGCACTGGGCGCGGATCTCGGGACACGGGCGGCCGCACGACAAGGCGCCGTTCGTCATCGCGACGACCGCGACGCCCGGGCACACGCCACTGGAGCTGCCATACCTCGCTCCGGCGTATGCGCAGGTGCTCGGCGAGCCGATGCGCGAGTGGACCTCAGCGACGCAACCCGGAGCCGCGTTCGCCTCCGCGCTCGAGCGCCACGGCGTCGGGGTGGAGCATGGCCGCTACGGCGCGACGTGGACCACCGATCCTGCGCGACGCGCGTCGGACCTCAAGCTGGTGCGCGGCTGGCTCGCGGACGAGCGACCTGCGGCGATGCTGCACCGCGCGGCGCCGTGGGGTCCGGTGCCGATCTCCGGCATGCCCGTGGCGCTCACGCCGACGGAGCGGACCGCCTACGAGGCCGAGTGGGGCGAGTTCTGCCGGGAGATGGACATCGCCCGACGCGGCCGCAGCGTCGCGAAGGGCCGGTCGGCGCTGCTGCGCTTCCGGCAGAAGGCCGGACTGATCCGGGTCGACTCGACCGTCGCCTGGATCGCCCAGCAGGTCCAGGCCGAGCGGCAGGTGGCGTGCTCGGTCGAGTTCGTCGCGACCGCCGCCGACCCGATCGCCGACCGACTGCGCGACAGCGGCATCGAGGTCGCCTCGATCTACGGTCGCGACCGGTTCGACGTCGAGGCCGAACGGCTCCGGTTCCAGACCGGACAGGCGAAGGTCTGCGTCTTCACCACGGTCGCCTCGATCAGCCTGCACGCCGGCGAGACCCTGCCGGACGGCCATCAGGCCAGCACCGAGCCCCGCGTCGGGGTCTTCCACCAGGCGCGCTTCTCGGGCATCGCCGGACGGCAGGTGACCGGTCGTACCCACCGCGACCACCAGGTCTCGCCGTGGCACATCGCGTACGCGGAGGGCACGGTCGAGGAACAGGTGGGCAAGGTCATGGTCGAGCGGATCGCTGCAGCCTCCGACACCGCGGGAGGCGACACCACCGGCCTCGCCGAGCTCGCCCAGCTGCTCGGGGCGGACTGGCTGCCGGCCGCGGCACTGACCGACGACGGCGCCTGA
- a CDS encoding response regulator transcription factor, giving the protein MNSKTPVRISIVNDYDVVVQGLARMFEPFKDRIQVVEVSTNQPGRERVDIALIDSFAQTRDINEVLAAANAERYVFYSWSLKPELIETWSQFGVIGFLDKRLTAEELADALERIARGESGVVSSDYPSSADADLGEWPGREHGLSARESEVLALITQGLGNEEIASRTFTSINTVKTNIRTAYRKIGVDSRTRAVLWGVDHGFRPDIIKAAAPDAASD; this is encoded by the coding sequence GTGAACTCGAAGACGCCGGTACGCATCTCCATCGTCAACGATTACGACGTGGTGGTTCAGGGTCTCGCACGCATGTTCGAGCCCTTCAAGGACCGGATCCAGGTGGTGGAAGTCTCCACCAACCAGCCAGGCCGTGAACGGGTGGACATCGCGCTCATCGACTCCTTCGCGCAGACGCGGGACATCAACGAGGTGCTGGCTGCCGCCAACGCGGAACGGTATGTCTTCTACAGCTGGAGCCTCAAGCCCGAGCTCATAGAGACCTGGTCGCAGTTCGGAGTCATTGGCTTCCTCGACAAGAGGTTGACGGCGGAGGAGCTCGCCGACGCGCTCGAGCGGATTGCTCGGGGCGAGAGCGGCGTGGTCAGCTCCGACTATCCGTCCTCGGCCGACGCCGACCTCGGGGAGTGGCCCGGTCGCGAGCACGGGTTGAGCGCCCGCGAGTCAGAGGTGCTCGCGCTGATCACGCAGGGCCTGGGCAACGAAGAGATCGCCAGCCGCACCTTCACCAGCATCAACACCGTGAAGACCAACATCCGGACCGCCTACCGCAAGATCGGAGTGGACAGTCGGACGCGGGCAGTTCTCTGGGGTGTCGATCACGGGTTCCGTCCTGACATCATCAAGGCCGCCGCGCCCGACGCGGCGAGCGATTGA
- a CDS encoding DUF4287 domain-containing protein gives MSFQAYLDTIENKTGLTPRQLLDIATSRGYDDPAVKAGTILEWLKSDYDLGRGHGMALVHVIKKGPEIDAKHVGSAGSHRDETDTLWLDGQATKPT, from the coding sequence ATGTCTTTCCAGGCCTACCTCGACACCATCGAGAACAAGACGGGGCTGACCCCTCGTCAGCTGCTCGACATCGCCACGAGCCGCGGGTACGACGACCCCGCGGTCAAGGCAGGAACGATCCTCGAATGGTTGAAGTCCGACTACGATCTCGGGCGCGGTCATGGCATGGCGCTGGTCCACGTCATCAAGAAGGGTCCCGAGATCGACGCCAAGCACGTCGGCTCGGCCGGATCTCACCGCGACGAGACTGACACCTTGTGGCTGGACGGTCAGGCGACCAAGCCGACGTGA
- a CDS encoding GNAT family N-acetyltransferase, with translation MTPEVRLRNVEDRDVEVFFDHQADPRAVEMAAFPARDKAEFATRWARLRGDDALFVRTVVVDGAVAGNLGSWKDSGQQLLGYWFGREFWGRGIATRALGLFVDDVSIRPLYAHVVTRNVGSIRVLEKCGFRRDRVQDSKAHASDDGIDELVYVLTA, from the coding sequence ATGACACCTGAGGTGCGTCTCAGGAATGTCGAGGACCGGGACGTCGAGGTGTTCTTCGACCACCAGGCGGATCCGCGTGCGGTCGAGATGGCGGCGTTCCCTGCCCGCGACAAAGCGGAGTTCGCTACGCGCTGGGCGAGACTTCGCGGAGACGACGCCCTGTTCGTGCGCACCGTCGTCGTGGATGGGGCGGTGGCGGGCAACCTCGGCAGCTGGAAGGACAGCGGGCAGCAGCTGCTTGGCTACTGGTTCGGACGCGAGTTCTGGGGCCGCGGCATCGCGACCCGGGCGCTGGGCCTGTTCGTGGACGACGTGTCGATCCGGCCGCTGTACGCCCATGTCGTGACGCGCAACGTCGGGTCGATCCGTGTGCTGGAAAAGTGCGGGTTTCGACGCGATCGAGTGCAGGACTCGAAGGCGCATGCATCCGACGACGGCATCGATGAGCTCGTCTATGTGCTGACCGCATAG
- a CDS encoding M23 family metallopeptidase: MIGAVALIAAVLGTYTSAGANGTDGDLTSLGYEQPESSLTTDAPAEAADDRVDVSRGVDRPKLEKQTKLQATQRAQALREVDRDITAAAQARERQKKAREHAKKVRAQQKKARAAQKAKKRSTQWVLPVAGYTLTARFGQQSSLWSSGAHTGLDFAGPSGTKIVAVAAGTVTSAGYEGSYGNRTVVTLPNGTKISYCHQSRIDANVGDKVQPGETIGFTGSTGNVTGPHLHLEVELPGTGQTDPEPVLRQHGITP; this comes from the coding sequence ATGATCGGCGCGGTCGCGTTGATCGCGGCAGTCCTGGGGACGTACACGTCAGCCGGGGCGAACGGCACGGATGGCGACCTGACGAGCCTCGGTTACGAGCAGCCTGAGTCGTCCCTGACGACGGATGCACCGGCGGAGGCCGCCGACGACCGGGTCGACGTGAGCCGCGGCGTCGACCGCCCCAAGCTGGAGAAGCAGACGAAGCTGCAGGCCACGCAGCGCGCGCAGGCACTCCGCGAGGTCGACCGCGACATCACGGCAGCAGCCCAGGCGCGCGAGCGGCAGAAGAAGGCCCGCGAGCACGCGAAGAAGGTCCGCGCGCAGCAGAAGAAGGCTCGCGCCGCCCAGAAGGCGAAGAAGCGAAGCACGCAGTGGGTCCTGCCCGTGGCGGGATACACGCTCACCGCCCGGTTCGGGCAGCAGAGCAGCCTGTGGTCGAGCGGCGCCCACACCGGTCTGGACTTCGCGGGACCGTCAGGCACCAAGATCGTGGCAGTGGCTGCCGGAACCGTCACCTCCGCCGGGTACGAGGGGTCGTACGGCAACCGCACAGTCGTCACCCTCCCCAACGGCACAAAGATCTCCTACTGCCACCAGAGCCGCATCGACGCGAACGTCGGCGACAAGGTGCAGCCCGGCGAGACCATCGGCTTCACCGGTTCCACCGGCAACGTCACCGGTCCGCACCTTCACCTGGAGGTCGAGCTGCCCGGGACGGGACAGACGGACCCCGAGCCGGTGCTGCGACAGCACGGCATCACTCCCTGA
- a CDS encoding GAF and ANTAR domain-containing protein, whose amino-acid sequence MPAGTMQSCAPSAPATALESLASLAAENIPGVDFASITVHSDGGFRTIAATDELADECDQLQYDAGEGPCVAAVTRERLVLVNDLVHGEAFSHYGPLAARRGVGSQAAVQLTRTDQVAGLNLYSRQPGAFDELTIRIVELFASYGAVLLGYAHQLEHLRKAVDSRQVIGAAVGILMERYGIDWDRAFAFLVRNSQNRNVKLRLLAQQVLDGTFRTESREDPRTSAGHGIVSRFASHEMAAG is encoded by the coding sequence ATGCCCGCTGGCACGATGCAGTCCTGCGCGCCCTCAGCGCCAGCGACGGCACTGGAGTCATTGGCTTCCTTGGCCGCAGAGAACATCCCCGGTGTCGACTTCGCCAGCATCACTGTTCACAGCGACGGAGGTTTTCGAACCATCGCTGCCACTGATGAGCTGGCCGACGAGTGCGACCAGCTCCAATATGACGCTGGAGAGGGGCCGTGCGTCGCTGCAGTCACCCGGGAACGCCTGGTACTCGTCAACGACCTGGTCCACGGAGAGGCCTTCAGCCACTACGGCCCGCTCGCGGCTCGCCGCGGTGTCGGGTCCCAGGCCGCCGTCCAGCTCACCCGCACGGATCAGGTCGCCGGGCTCAACCTCTACTCCCGCCAGCCTGGCGCATTCGACGAGCTGACAATTCGCATTGTCGAGCTGTTCGCCTCCTACGGCGCTGTCCTGCTCGGATACGCCCACCAGCTGGAGCACCTGCGCAAGGCTGTCGACTCTCGGCAAGTCATCGGCGCTGCTGTGGGCATCCTCATGGAACGCTACGGAATCGACTGGGACCGCGCCTTCGCCTTTCTTGTGCGCAACTCACAGAATCGCAACGTCAAGCTACGGCTGCTGGCCCAACAGGTCCTGGACGGCACGTTCCGGACCGAGTCCCGAGAGGACCCTCGAACCAGTGCCGGACACGGCATCGTCTCGAGGTTCGCCTCCCACGAAATGGCGGCCGGCTAG
- a CDS encoding VOC family protein has protein sequence MSTTFIGITYDARDAERVARFWGAVLGRRVADGASTEHATVLAADPDGGGPRISFHQVPESKTVKNRLHIDLMSTDPARELERILGLGATIVAEQSVGDLRWTTLADPEGNEFDLIAGLA, from the coding sequence ATGTCCACGACCTTCATCGGCATCACCTACGACGCCCGGGACGCCGAACGCGTCGCCCGGTTCTGGGGCGCCGTCCTCGGACGCCGGGTCGCCGACGGCGCCTCCACCGAGCACGCCACCGTGCTCGCTGCCGATCCCGACGGCGGCGGACCGCGCATCAGCTTCCACCAGGTGCCCGAGAGCAAGACGGTCAAGAACCGCCTGCACATCGACCTGATGTCCACCGACCCCGCGCGGGAGCTCGAGCGCATCCTCGGGCTCGGTGCGACGATCGTCGCTGAACAGAGCGTCGGAGACCTGCGCTGGACCACGCTCGCCGACCCGGAAGGCAACGAGTTCGACCTGATCGCGGGCTTAGCCTGA